The following are encoded together in the Saccharospirillaceae bacterium genome:
- the cls gene encoding cardiolipin synthase, translating to MTLPDWWLATLSLYLLGTAFALDAVWQGRTAQGTIAWLVVLIFIPMVGIPLYLLFGSRKFHGYRLARRRGDARLNALNHQIRLSLMPFASPANAITQPLYNLFRLPMTHSNHCQLLINGEQTFAAMEQAIRQANHSICVQFYIVRDDATGQQLADALIEKAQQGIQVYFLYDEIGSHGLSTTFTEKLANAGVRISRFNALQLRHRLQINFRNHRKLMLIDGERCFIGGINLGDEYLNKNHQWRDTHIQIHGPSALTFQLSFIEDWYWATQYLPRLKWQPVAAINSPDNRPSDSDNTSHSAVMCINTGPADNQESASLFFSHLIHQAKKRVWIATPYFVPDIATLSALRLAALKGLDVKVLLPARTDKWLVQQAMGSYVEELSPCGVQFYHYQPGFMHQKVLLIDEHWSSIGSANLDNRSLRINFEANALIFDEQFAAQIETMLQQDLEQSLPLAVNNSRIKRLITKTARLSAPIL from the coding sequence ATGACTTTACCCGATTGGTGGTTAGCCACACTTTCTCTTTATCTCTTAGGCACCGCCTTCGCACTTGATGCCGTTTGGCAGGGACGAACCGCACAAGGAACCATCGCCTGGCTCGTTGTACTGATCTTTATCCCGATGGTTGGCATTCCGCTGTATTTACTATTCGGCAGCCGTAAATTTCACGGTTACCGACTGGCGCGTCGTCGTGGAGACGCCCGTCTTAATGCACTGAACCATCAAATTCGCCTCTCGTTAATGCCTTTTGCCAGCCCTGCGAACGCCATTACTCAGCCGCTTTATAATCTCTTTCGTTTGCCAATGACACACAGTAATCACTGTCAATTACTGATTAATGGCGAGCAAACTTTCGCAGCAATGGAGCAAGCGATTCGTCAGGCAAACCATTCCATCTGCGTACAATTTTATATCGTCCGGGATGACGCTACTGGCCAACAGCTGGCCGATGCGCTAATCGAAAAAGCGCAGCAAGGTATTCAGGTGTATTTCCTCTACGATGAGATTGGTAGCCATGGCCTGAGTACCACGTTTACAGAAAAACTGGCGAATGCCGGCGTGCGTATTTCACGATTTAATGCATTACAACTGCGCCATCGTTTGCAGATTAATTTCCGCAATCACCGTAAATTAATGCTGATTGATGGCGAACGATGCTTTATTGGCGGCATCAACCTGGGCGATGAATACCTCAATAAGAATCACCAGTGGCGCGATACACATATACAGATTCACGGTCCGTCGGCGTTAACCTTTCAATTATCTTTTATTGAAGACTGGTACTGGGCGACGCAATATCTTCCGCGGTTAAAATGGCAGCCAGTGGCTGCCATCAATTCGCCAGATAATCGTCCATCAGACAGCGACAACACCAGCCACAGCGCGGTAATGTGCATTAATACCGGTCCGGCAGATAACCAGGAAAGTGCCAGCTTATTTTTCAGCCATTTGATCCACCAGGCAAAAAAACGCGTATGGATTGCCACCCCCTACTTCGTGCCAGACATCGCCACTCTATCGGCATTGAGGCTGGCTGCTCTGAAAGGTCTCGATGTCAAAGTCCTGCTACCCGCCCGCACCGATAAATGGCTGGTACAACAAGCGATGGGCAGTTATGTCGAAGAACTGAGTCCTTGTGGTGTGCAGTTTTATCACTATCAGCCGGGCTTTATGCATCAAAAGGTGCTGTTAATTGACGAGCACTGGAGTTCAATTGGCAGTGCTAATCTTGATAACCGATCGTTACGGATTAATTTCGAGGCCAATGCACTCATCTTTGATGAGCAGTTTGCAGCCCAGATTGAAACGATGTTGCAACAGGATCTGGAACAATCGTTGCCTTTGGCGGTTAACAACAGTCGCATCAAACGATTAATAACTAAAACAGCACGCTTAAGCGCACCAATTTTGTAA
- a CDS encoding chalcone isomerase family protein has translation MATSLLALTSQARTIASTDFSEILPPAAEQPQLHLNGASIRSYYYLVDTYIGLLYMENPANSAEAIINDEGYKRIMYHILVHRVSGRRIAKAMYDALQLNVSREEAIQLEDRLDQLVKMFDAKMKRGDEGYVDYVPGVGSRIVIKNEVKGILPGKDLYDALLKIWVGENPVSRRFKQEILDYNQDQLASD, from the coding sequence TTGGCTACAAGTTTGCTTGCCCTGACAAGTCAGGCGCGCACCATCGCCAGCACCGATTTTTCTGAAATTCTTCCTCCAGCTGCCGAACAGCCACAACTGCACCTTAATGGTGCCTCCATCCGCAGTTATTACTATCTGGTTGATACTTACATTGGCCTGCTATACATGGAAAATCCGGCAAACAGCGCCGAAGCTATTATCAATGACGAAGGCTACAAACGCATCATGTATCACATCTTGGTACACCGGGTTTCAGGCCGTCGCATTGCAAAAGCCATGTACGATGCCTTGCAGCTGAATGTATCTCGCGAGGAAGCCATTCAACTCGAAGACCGCCTGGACCAGTTGGTAAAAATGTTCGATGCAAAAATGAAACGTGGTGATGAAGGGTATGTCGATTACGTCCCCGGTGTGGGTTCAAGAATCGTCATTAAAAACGAAGTAAAAGGCATCTTGCCGGGTAAAGACCTGTACGACGCACTGCTGAAAATCTGGGTGGGGGAAAATCCGGTGTCACGTCGCTTTAAACAAGAAATTTTGGATTACAATCAGGACCAGCTGGCCTCAGACTGA
- a CDS encoding SDR family oxidoreductase — protein sequence MSEKVVITGASSGIGAALAWQYAAKGCDIALCARRQDKLQQLCEQLQKQYPHQQFIHESLDVAQLDTVADVFGRLKSRLGQLDIVIANAGITDVRATGNGQLDKDIRIINTNLLGAIATIDAAVAIFREQKKGHLVGISSFSAFRGIPGSAAYSSSKAALTNYLQAVGTELFRKNIKVTCIHPGFINTDISDNMEKFPFVIEADKAASAMVKAINQGKKNATVPSWPWAILKGVMPRLPDAIISKVF from the coding sequence ATGTCTGAAAAAGTTGTGATTACCGGAGCATCATCCGGTATTGGCGCCGCACTTGCGTGGCAATATGCTGCTAAAGGCTGTGACATTGCCTTGTGCGCCCGCCGTCAAGACAAGCTGCAGCAATTGTGTGAGCAACTGCAAAAGCAATATCCTCATCAGCAGTTTATTCATGAGTCTCTTGATGTTGCACAATTGGACACCGTTGCCGATGTATTCGGACGTCTGAAATCACGCCTTGGACAACTGGATATCGTAATTGCCAATGCCGGCATCACCGATGTAAGAGCCACAGGCAATGGCCAACTGGACAAAGATATTCGCATTATTAACACCAATTTGCTTGGTGCTATCGCAACCATCGATGCTGCGGTTGCTATTTTCCGGGAGCAGAAAAAAGGCCACCTGGTGGGTATCTCTTCGTTCTCCGCCTTCCGGGGTATTCCCGGCAGTGCAGCGTACTCCTCCAGCAAGGCGGCATTGACCAATTATCTTCAAGCTGTCGGTACCGAGCTATTTAGAAAAAATATTAAAGTGACTTGTATTCACCCTGGATTTATTAATACCGACATCTCCGACAATATGGAAAAATTCCCGTTTGTTATCGAGGCAGATAAAGCCGCGAGTGCCATGGTGAAAGCGATCAACCAAGGAAAAAAGAATGCTACCGTGCCATCGTGGCCGTGGGCGATCTTAAAAGGTGTGATGCCGAGGTTGCCAGATGCTATCATTTCGAAGGTTTTCTGA
- a CDS encoding DUF2867 domain-containing protein has product MEPIPAESEVVSYVAGAYFSDCFTSVTRYENQSALDVFLSVANNSPEWINSLMSLRNKIVSKFGLKDLGLLSDIDSSKAANDYKVGDRVGIFTLHFHSQNEVILEDCDKHLNVKVSFYIEPTGSQVKVYASTVVHIKNTLGKLYMFFITPMHKLIVPATLKMLPPA; this is encoded by the coding sequence ATGGAACCTATTCCTGCCGAATCAGAGGTCGTTTCATACGTCGCAGGCGCCTATTTTTCTGATTGCTTCACATCTGTAACTCGTTACGAAAACCAGTCAGCTTTAGATGTATTCCTGTCCGTCGCTAACAATTCGCCTGAGTGGATCAACTCCTTGATGTCTCTGCGCAATAAGATTGTTTCAAAATTTGGTCTGAAAGATCTTGGTTTGTTATCCGATATTGATTCCTCTAAGGCTGCGAACGATTATAAGGTAGGTGATCGGGTGGGAATTTTTACCCTTCACTTTCATTCGCAAAATGAAGTGATACTTGAAGATTGTGATAAACACTTAAATGTTAAGGTGTCATTTTACATTGAACCAACAGGTAGTCAGGTCAAGGTTTACGCCAGCACGGTTGTTCATATAAAAAATACACTAGGAAAACTGTATATGTTTTTTATTACACCAATGCACAAGTTAATCGTGCCAGCAACGCTGAAAATGCTACCACCTGCCTAG
- the guaA gene encoding glutamine-hydrolyzing GMP synthase translates to MSQDIHAQRILILDFGSQYTQLIARRVREIGVFSEIRAWDMDEAEIREYNPTGIILAGGPESVTEEGSPRAPQVVFELGLPVLGICYGMQTMSEQLGGKVEGSDVREFGYAQIAVEGSSELLKDIKDHVDAESGKSLLDVWMSHGDKVTAMPEGFELMASTPSCPIAGMYHAEKNFFGVQFHPEVTHTLQGKRLLEHFVMDICGSEALWTPAKIIEDQIEKVKAQVGDQKVLLGLSGGVDSSVVAALLHKAIGDQLTCVFVDNGLLRKNEGDMVMDMFAKNMGVKVIRSDSEELFLSKLEGVSDPEQKRKIIGNTFIEVFDEESNKLQGVNFLAQGTIYPDVIESAAAKTGKAHVIKSHHNVGGLPEDMKMELVEPLRELFKDEVRKIGLELGLPYDMVYRHPFPGPGLGVRILGEVKKEYADILREADAIFIEELHNFDWYHKTSQAFAVFIPQKSVGVVGDARRYEWVIAIRAVETVDFMTARWAHLPYELLEKVSNRIINEIEHVSRVTYDVSSKPPATIEWE, encoded by the coding sequence ATGTCTCAAGACATCCACGCTCAACGTATTCTGATTCTCGACTTCGGTTCTCAGTACACACAGCTGATTGCACGTCGCGTACGTGAAATTGGTGTATTTTCCGAAATCCGTGCCTGGGATATGGACGAAGCGGAAATCCGCGAATACAACCCGACCGGTATTATTCTGGCGGGCGGCCCTGAGTCGGTCACCGAAGAAGGCTCACCGCGTGCACCACAAGTTGTGTTTGAACTTGGCCTGCCGGTGCTGGGTATTTGTTACGGCATGCAAACTATGTCAGAGCAGCTCGGCGGTAAAGTTGAAGGTTCTGATGTTCGTGAATTCGGTTACGCCCAAATCGCGGTTGAAGGCAGCAGTGAGCTGTTAAAAGACATCAAAGACCACGTTGATGCAGAGTCCGGCAAATCACTGCTGGATGTCTGGATGAGCCACGGTGACAAAGTAACCGCCATGCCGGAAGGTTTCGAGCTGATGGCGTCTACACCAAGCTGTCCGATTGCTGGTATGTATCACGCTGAGAAAAACTTCTTTGGTGTTCAGTTCCACCCGGAAGTAACGCACACTCTTCAGGGTAAGCGCTTACTGGAACATTTCGTGATGGACATCTGTGGTAGTGAAGCGCTGTGGACTCCGGCAAAAATAATCGAAGACCAGATCGAAAAAGTGAAAGCTCAGGTCGGTGACCAGAAAGTACTGCTGGGTCTGTCTGGCGGTGTCGATTCTTCTGTTGTGGCAGCGCTGCTGCACAAAGCCATTGGCGATCAGTTGACCTGTGTGTTCGTTGACAACGGCCTGCTGCGCAAAAACGAAGGCGATATGGTTATGGACATGTTCGCCAAGAACATGGGCGTTAAAGTCATTCGTTCTGACTCCGAAGAGCTGTTCCTCAGTAAACTGGAAGGGGTATCCGACCCGGAACAGAAGCGTAAAATCATCGGCAACACCTTTATCGAAGTATTCGATGAAGAGTCGAACAAGCTGCAGGGGGTTAACTTCCTGGCGCAGGGCACCATCTACCCGGATGTGATCGAATCGGCTGCGGCTAAGACCGGCAAAGCACACGTGATTAAATCGCACCACAATGTGGGCGGCCTGCCAGAAGACATGAAAATGGAACTGGTAGAACCACTGCGCGAGCTGTTTAAAGACGAAGTGCGTAAAATTGGTCTGGAATTAGGTCTGCCATATGACATGGTTTACCGTCACCCATTCCCGGGTCCGGGTTTAGGTGTTCGTATTCTTGGTGAAGTGAAGAAAGAATACGCCGATATTCTGCGTGAAGCGGATGCCATCTTTATCGAAGAGCTGCATAACTTCGACTGGTACCACAAAACGTCGCAGGCGTTTGCGGTATTTATTCCCCAGAAATCGGTAGGAGTTGTGGGTGATGCACGTCGTTACGAATGGGTAATCGCGATTCGTGCGGTAGAAACGGTAGACTTTATGACAGCGCGCTGGGCACACCTGCCGTATGAGCTGCTGGAGAAGGTTTCTAACCGTATTATTAACGAGATTGAGCACGTATCTCGTGTGACTTACGACGTCTCGTCTAAGCCACCGGCTACGATTGAGTGGGAATAA
- the guaB gene encoding IMP dehydrogenase — protein sequence MLRIAQDALTFDDVLLVPGYSEVLPNQVSLKTKLTKGIELNVPLISAAMDTVTEARLAIAIAQEGGLGIVHKNLTAEQQAAEVRKVKKYESGIVNDPFTVTSNTTIRELLELTAQHNISGMPVVDNGELVGIVTSRDVRFEKNLDASVASVMTQKENLVTVVEGTAAADVQKLLRKHRIEKVMVLDADGKLTGLMTVKDIEKARAYPNAAKDDQGRLLVGAAVGTGPGTEDRVTALVNAGVDVIVVDTAHGHTSNPSGTGVIDRVRWVKETYPQVQVIGGNIATAEAAIALAEAGADGVKVGIGPGSICTTRIVAGVGVPQISAVANVAAAMEKYGIPVIADGGIRFSGDIAKAIVAGASVIMVGSMLAGTDEAPGEVELYQGRAYKSYRGMGSLGAMGQSQGSSDRYFQDKKAGVDKLVPEGIEGRIAVKGPALSVVHQLMGGVRAAMGYTGCATIDEMRTKPEFVKITAAGMKESHVHDVQITKEAPNYRLG from the coding sequence ATGTTGCGAATCGCTCAGGATGCACTCACATTTGATGATGTGCTTTTGGTACCCGGCTACTCTGAAGTTCTGCCTAATCAGGTCTCTCTCAAGACCAAATTGACTAAAGGCATCGAGCTGAACGTTCCACTGATATCTGCTGCAATGGATACCGTGACCGAAGCCCGTCTGGCGATTGCAATCGCTCAGGAAGGGGGCTTAGGCATCGTTCATAAGAACCTGACCGCAGAACAGCAGGCCGCTGAAGTTCGTAAAGTGAAGAAGTACGAGAGCGGCATCGTCAATGATCCTTTCACTGTCACCAGTAACACCACCATCCGTGAATTACTGGAGCTGACTGCTCAGCACAATATTTCAGGAATGCCTGTCGTCGATAACGGTGAATTGGTCGGTATTGTTACCAGTCGTGATGTGCGTTTCGAAAAAAATCTGGATGCCTCCGTTGCCAGTGTCATGACTCAGAAAGAAAATCTGGTCACTGTGGTTGAGGGTACCGCTGCTGCTGACGTGCAAAAATTACTGCGTAAGCATCGCATCGAAAAAGTCATGGTACTGGATGCCGATGGTAAGTTAACCGGTCTGATGACGGTTAAGGATATTGAGAAAGCGCGTGCTTATCCGAATGCGGCAAAAGACGATCAGGGTCGATTACTGGTGGGCGCAGCGGTTGGTACCGGCCCGGGAACCGAAGATCGGGTTACCGCGCTGGTTAACGCGGGTGTTGACGTAATTGTGGTGGATACCGCTCATGGCCACACCAGTAACCCAAGTGGTACCGGTGTTATCGACCGCGTTCGTTGGGTTAAAGAAACGTATCCGCAGGTTCAGGTGATCGGTGGCAACATTGCAACGGCGGAAGCCGCGATTGCTCTGGCAGAAGCCGGTGCCGACGGTGTCAAAGTAGGTATTGGCCCAGGCTCTATCTGTACTACCCGTATTGTCGCCGGTGTTGGTGTGCCGCAGATCTCCGCCGTAGCAAATGTTGCCGCTGCGATGGAAAAATACGGCATTCCCGTTATTGCTGATGGGGGTATCCGGTTCTCTGGCGATATTGCTAAAGCGATTGTTGCCGGTGCCTCTGTCATTATGGTTGGCTCTATGCTGGCAGGTACTGATGAAGCTCCAGGTGAAGTTGAGTTGTACCAGGGGCGTGCTTACAAATCTTACCGTGGTATGGGCTCTCTGGGTGCAATGGGTCAGAGTCAGGGCTCTTCTGACCGTTACTTCCAGGACAAAAAAGCCGGTGTCGATAAACTGGTGCCTGAGGGAATTGAAGGTCGTATCGCGGTGAAAGGCCCGGCGTTAAGCGTTGTTCACCAGTTAATGGGTGGTGTGCGCGCGGCCATGGGATATACCGGTTGTGCCACCATCGATGAGATGCGCACCAAGCCTGAGTTTGTGAAAATTACAGCGGCGGGTATGAAAGAATCTCACGTGCACGATGTACAAATTACTAAAGAAGCGCCGAACTACCGTTTAGGATAA
- a CDS encoding lysophospholipase, translating into MSGISEWLYGHVKTTLLIACLLLSGCSSLTSLYFYPQTVWIQTPEALGLEYQDVWLTAADGTELHGWWLPGQPQSKGSSGQLLVDENGQQAASNLVVLFLHGNAENVSSHVRNVEWLPPLGVGVFALDYRGFGASQGKAIMPSVLQDVEAAAIWLKAHFPDKKLVVLGQSMGAALAVNFVAAAQEQYAIQALVLDAPFAGFPEVARSAFTSTWLGWIFVPFTWLIPDDWDPVDKASAVTIPTLVMHSPYDQVIPYEQGRAVFTQLAGDRCWLETSGPHITSFNQVKNRLFSQLFMVRQSCAEATPALGSG; encoded by the coding sequence TTGTCTGGTATTTCTGAGTGGCTCTATGGCCATGTAAAAACAACACTGCTTATCGCGTGTTTACTGTTGTCGGGCTGTAGTTCATTAACCTCATTGTATTTTTATCCGCAAACGGTATGGATTCAAACGCCTGAAGCACTGGGCCTGGAATACCAGGATGTCTGGTTGACCGCTGCCGATGGTACAGAATTGCACGGCTGGTGGTTGCCGGGACAGCCGCAAAGTAAAGGCTCGTCTGGGCAACTGCTAGTCGACGAAAACGGACAACAAGCCGCCAGCAATCTGGTGGTGCTATTTCTCCATGGTAATGCTGAAAACGTCAGCAGCCATGTGCGTAACGTCGAATGGCTGCCACCGTTAGGTGTGGGTGTGTTTGCACTGGATTACCGCGGTTTTGGTGCTTCACAGGGAAAAGCCATTATGCCGTCGGTGTTACAAGATGTTGAAGCTGCCGCCATCTGGCTGAAAGCACACTTTCCGGATAAAAAACTGGTAGTGCTGGGGCAGAGTATGGGAGCTGCTCTGGCAGTGAATTTTGTTGCTGCCGCTCAGGAGCAGTATGCGATTCAGGCATTGGTTTTGGACGCCCCATTCGCTGGATTTCCTGAGGTTGCACGTTCCGCGTTTACTTCTACCTGGTTGGGCTGGATATTTGTGCCGTTTACCTGGCTTATTCCAGATGATTGGGACCCGGTTGATAAGGCCTCAGCAGTAACAATTCCTACGTTAGTAATGCACAGTCCCTACGACCAGGTCATTCCTTATGAGCAGGGTCGGGCGGTGTTTACGCAGCTGGCGGGTGATCGCTGCTGGTTGGAAACATCAGGCCCTCATATCACCTCATTCAATCAAGTGAAAAACAGACTTTTTAGTCAGCTTTTTATGGTGCGGCAGTCTTGCGCTGAGGCCACGCCAGCTCTGGGTTCTGGCTAG
- a CDS encoding DUF4105 domain-containing protein produces MHRVITAVIRLSAVIILLLAGVSSATAATAGSSESRVPLPPELMRLAQHDQWQHLLHYRRHVLTVRTLSQNDDSDFFLAAQGKTDLLQELTANYLAFKETGLKDGQSAQCRFPARYHWLKAQLAAGHFEDQSCLELEDWLEQLQAHSLTLIFPASHINSPSSMYGHTLVRMDRENPNKSKLLSYSVNFAANADPTDNELVFSYKGLAGGYPGVVSVMPYYVKTNEYQHMEYRDVWEYKLNFTPQEVQQFARHVWETKDTYFDYYFFDENCSYRLLALLDAASERSDVADDFSVKAVPVDTIRSLQKRGLVSDVFYRPSAASSLEYKGQQASDLVNQIAKQLVETDEDIHQLLMPLSDRDGARALELAHAYARYLAIKKKKSSPQLRKRTLKLLSARSKIRVDSEFDELPPPPVRDDEGHLTQRLQFNVGRSGDESFTEGSWRIAYHEVMDLPQGFVPGSQIQMGILDFRYWTDQQALRLQQFKIIDVLSLSHQTFFQKPTAWTVSFGLERFSHPEAQLYSYLKVAFGKSYLSPLGRLYALAESQLLADNQFDQGFQLSLGPRTGWLIQHRQIQHQLELNWQPLTTHENLARRQFSWQMGWRLTDNKQLRAGFKRQLLKDQGNNETELSFVWYF; encoded by the coding sequence ATGCATCGGGTTATCACAGCAGTGATTCGTTTATCCGCAGTTATTATTTTGTTGTTGGCCGGCGTCAGCAGTGCCACTGCAGCAACGGCAGGTTCATCCGAAAGCCGAGTGCCACTTCCGCCTGAGTTAATGCGTCTGGCGCAACACGACCAGTGGCAGCATCTATTACATTATCGCCGTCATGTTCTCACTGTCCGCACATTAAGTCAGAACGACGACAGTGACTTTTTTCTCGCAGCACAGGGGAAGACCGATTTACTGCAAGAGTTGACAGCCAACTACCTGGCGTTTAAAGAAACCGGGCTGAAGGATGGCCAATCCGCTCAGTGTCGTTTTCCGGCACGGTATCATTGGTTGAAAGCGCAATTAGCCGCAGGGCATTTTGAGGATCAGTCGTGCCTTGAACTGGAGGATTGGTTAGAACAACTGCAAGCCCATTCATTAACACTGATTTTTCCTGCATCTCACATTAATTCTCCGTCGTCCATGTACGGTCACACGTTGGTGCGTATGGATCGTGAGAATCCAAATAAAAGTAAGTTGCTATCGTACAGTGTTAACTTCGCTGCCAATGCGGATCCAACGGATAATGAGTTGGTGTTCAGTTATAAGGGGCTGGCCGGCGGTTATCCGGGTGTTGTTTCAGTCATGCCGTATTACGTAAAAACCAATGAATACCAGCACATGGAATACCGTGATGTCTGGGAATATAAGCTGAATTTCACACCACAAGAGGTACAGCAATTTGCCCGTCATGTATGGGAAACCAAAGACACGTATTTTGACTATTACTTCTTTGACGAGAACTGCTCGTATCGGCTGTTGGCATTGCTCGATGCGGCCAGCGAGCGTTCCGATGTAGCCGATGACTTTTCGGTAAAAGCGGTTCCTGTTGATACCATTCGCTCGTTGCAAAAGCGTGGCCTGGTCAGCGATGTATTTTATCGCCCGTCGGCGGCCAGCTCTCTTGAATACAAGGGTCAGCAGGCCAGTGACTTGGTCAACCAGATTGCTAAACAGCTGGTAGAAACAGACGAGGATATCCATCAGTTACTCATGCCGCTCAGTGACAGAGATGGGGCAAGAGCATTAGAGCTGGCGCATGCCTATGCCCGCTACCTCGCGATTAAAAAGAAAAAATCCAGTCCACAGCTGCGTAAACGCACGTTGAAACTATTATCGGCGCGCAGCAAGATCCGCGTTGATAGTGAATTTGACGAATTACCACCACCGCCGGTTCGTGATGATGAAGGTCACCTGACACAGCGCCTGCAATTCAACGTTGGTCGTTCCGGTGATGAAAGTTTTACCGAAGGTAGCTGGCGTATTGCCTATCACGAAGTAATGGATTTACCCCAGGGCTTCGTTCCCGGCTCGCAGATTCAAATGGGGATACTCGATTTCCGTTATTGGACCGATCAGCAGGCCTTGCGACTGCAACAATTTAAAATTATTGACGTGCTTTCACTCAGTCATCAGACCTTCTTCCAAAAGCCAACTGCCTGGACGGTGAGTTTCGGTCTGGAACGTTTCAGCCATCCTGAAGCGCAGCTGTATTCTTATTTAAAGGTGGCGTTTGGTAAAAGTTATTTATCCCCACTGGGGCGCTTGTATGCCCTTGCTGAGAGTCAGTTATTGGCCGATAACCAATTTGATCAGGGTTTTCAGTTGTCCCTTGGCCCTCGCACTGGCTGGTTGATCCAGCATCGTCAGATTCAGCATCAACTGGAACTGAATTGGCAGCCACTGACCACTCACGAAAACCTTGCTCGACGACAATTCAGCTGGCAAATGGGCTGGCGCCTGACGGACAACAAACAACTTCGTGCAGGCTTTAAACGTCAGTTACTCAAAGATCAGGGCAACAACGAAACGGAGCTGTCGTTTGTCTGGTATTTCTGA
- a CDS encoding DUF3015 domain-containing protein, whose protein sequence is MKKIIAGAILVSSSALAFANGPAGCGLGTAVVFPDANEWHEHVLAATTNGTSGNQTFGMTSGTLGCQSANGPLKLAQAFMDDNMDQLALESAKGQGETLAALAEVIGVEAQDEAAFNRTMQSNFDAIFSAEGTSGSAYDAMTAAMAQDEELKKYLG, encoded by the coding sequence ATGAAAAAAATCATTGCAGGTGCAATTCTGGTTTCCTCTTCAGCTTTGGCTTTTGCTAACGGCCCTGCGGGTTGTGGTTTGGGTACTGCGGTTGTTTTCCCGGATGCGAACGAATGGCATGAGCACGTTCTGGCTGCTACTACTAACGGTACGTCCGGTAACCAGACTTTTGGTATGACTTCTGGCACTTTAGGTTGCCAGAGCGCGAACGGTCCTCTGAAACTGGCTCAGGCCTTTATGGATGACAACATGGATCAGCTGGCTCTGGAATCGGCAAAAGGTCAGGGTGAAACTCTGGCGGCTCTGGCCGAAGTAATTGGTGTGGAAGCTCAGGACGAGGCGGCGTTTAACCGCACGATGCAGTCTAACTTTGATGCCATCTTCAGCGCCGAAGGCACTTCTGGATCGGCGTATGATGCAATGACTGCTGCTATGGCACAGGACGAAGAGCTGAAAAAATACCTGGGTTAA